One window from the genome of Indicator indicator isolate 239-I01 chromosome 6, UM_Iind_1.1, whole genome shotgun sequence encodes:
- the SNRNP48 gene encoding U11/U12 small nuclear ribonucleoprotein 48 kDa protein translates to MAASCGVWLRDPVEWVLCPYDEHHRVPRASLERHAASCRLRKMGYSAEEEAEMYDSSFFYENLKVPTVAMDKDLQFHIVKQARAQSMKEGTGYSEASYSSLPVEVPQNHKRFTCDLTQADRLALYDYIVEETKKQRSRSQVMENDSDLFVDLAAKITQDDSQKGPKSHLEILAEMRDYKRRRQSYRAKNVHITKKSYTEVIRDVIGVHMEELSNHWQEENRLDNAEICEGGKSKSSGRKEDRRSASVDSRQSGGSSKDTERTRHRRESSRSPSKRKRSSERGRDSRRKRERDEDKYHSHKRRK, encoded by the exons ATGGCTGCCTCCTGTGGCGTTTGGCTCAGGGACCCG GTGGAGTGGGTGCTGTGCCCCTATGACGAGCATCACCGCGTTCCCCGGGCGTCGCTGGAGAGGCACGCCGCGTCCTGCCGGCTCCGCAAGATGGGCTACTCCGCCGAGGAGGAG GCTGAGATGTACGACTCCAGCTTCTTCTACGAAAACCTGAAGGTTCCTACCGTCGCCATGG ATAAAGACCTACAGTTTCACATTGTTAAGCAAGCTAGAGCTCAAAGTATGAAAGAGGGTACAGGCTACAGCGAAG CATCTTATTCTTCACTGCCTGTAGAAGTTCCACAAAATCACAAACGTTTCACCTGTGATCTGACTCAAGCTGATCGCCTTGCTCTTTATGATTATATTGttgaagaaacaaagaaacagaggTCAAGATCCCAAGTAATGGAAAATGACAGCGATCTCTTTGTGGATTTAGCAGCAAAAATCACCCAAG ATGATAGTCAGAAAGGTCCAAAGTCCCATCTTGAAATTCTGGCTGAAATGCGAGACTACAAAAGGCGGCGGCAGTCATACAGGGCTAAGAATGTTCACATAACAAAGAAGTCTTACACTGAG GTGATCCGGGATGTGATTGGTGTGCATATGGAAGAACTCAGCAATCACTGGCAGGAGGAGAATAGGTTGGATAATGCAGAAATATGTGAAGGAGGGAAGTCAAAATCTTCAGGAAG aaaggAAGACAGGCGGTCAGCTTCAGTGGACTCACGGCAGTCTGGAGGAAGCTCTAAGGATACTGAACGCACCAGACAtaggagagagagcagcaggagtcCAAGTAAACGAAAAAGGAGttctgaaagaggcagagattctcgaaggaaaagagagag GGATGAAGACAAGTATCACAGCCATAAAAGAAGAAAGTAG